In Alkalihalobacillus sp. FSL W8-0930, a single window of DNA contains:
- the glnA gene encoding type I glutamate--ammonia ligase encodes MSVNAPTRESILETIKETIEKKSVELLHMQFVDLEGTLKHVTITARQLDQAVNGQTMFDGSSITGFTPINQSDLYLVPDITTFAVLPWTEEEGYSEARFLCSVKKPDGSDFEGDPRNVLKKTVKRAKDKGFSISVGPELEFFLFETDEYGLPTQRTQDVGGYFEPSPKDDGEKVRLAIYKALKMLGFTIEASHHEVAEGQHEINFKYADALASADAATTYKWVVKTVAKQFGLHATFMPKPVAGANGNGMHVNISLFDDEKQENSFYDDTNKLGLSSTAYSFIAGLIDNVKDFVAVTNPLVNSYKRLVPGYEAPCYIAWSASNRSALIRIPATRGAGTRVEIRCPDPSANPYLAFAVIASAGLDGIDRELAAPASVDADIFSMTPAELEDRGIDNLPSSLEQALDRFETGSIGQKTLGEHAFNEYLELKRGEWDEFRMTVHDWEISTYQSKF; translated from the coding sequence ATGTCGGTAAATGCACCAACTAGAGAAAGCATCTTGGAAACAATCAAGGAAACAATTGAGAAGAAAAGTGTAGAACTTTTACACATGCAGTTTGTTGACTTAGAAGGTACATTAAAACACGTAACCATTACAGCGAGACAACTTGATCAAGCAGTGAACGGACAAACAATGTTTGATGGGTCTTCAATCACAGGATTCACACCTATCAACCAATCTGACTTGTATCTAGTACCGGATATCACAACTTTTGCTGTCTTACCTTGGACAGAGGAGGAAGGATATTCTGAAGCACGCTTCCTATGTAGTGTAAAAAAGCCTGACGGGTCCGATTTTGAGGGAGATCCTCGTAACGTATTAAAAAAGACAGTGAAGAGAGCAAAAGATAAAGGTTTCTCTATCAGTGTTGGACCTGAACTTGAATTCTTCTTATTTGAAACGGATGAGTATGGTTTGCCCACTCAACGCACACAAGACGTGGGTGGTTACTTTGAGCCGTCTCCTAAGGATGACGGAGAAAAAGTTCGCCTTGCGATCTATAAAGCGTTGAAAATGCTTGGATTCACGATTGAAGCTTCTCACCATGAGGTTGCAGAAGGTCAACATGAAATTAACTTTAAATATGCCGATGCTCTAGCTTCAGCTGATGCAGCGACAACATACAAATGGGTAGTAAAAACCGTTGCTAAGCAATTCGGATTGCATGCAACATTCATGCCGAAACCAGTTGCTGGAGCAAACGGTAACGGAATGCACGTAAATATTTCTCTTTTCGACGATGAAAAGCAAGAAAATTCATTCTATGATGATACAAATAAGCTAGGTCTTTCATCAACAGCGTACAGCTTTATTGCTGGCTTGATTGATAATGTAAAAGACTTTGTTGCGGTAACTAATCCACTTGTTAACTCTTACAAGCGTTTAGTTCCTGGATATGAAGCACCATGTTATATCGCTTGGTCAGCTTCAAACCGTTCAGCGTTAATCCGTATTCCAGCTACTCGTGGAGCAGGAACACGCGTTGAAATCCGTTGTCCAGATCCGTCTGCTAACCCTTACCTTGCTTTTGCTGTCATTGCATCTGCTGGTTTGGATGGTATCGATCGTGAGCTAGCAGCTCCTGCTTCTGTTGATGCGGATATCTTTAGCATGACACCTGCAGAACTCGAAGACCGTGGTATTGATAATCTTCCATCAAGCCTTGAGCAAGCACTTGATCGTTTTGAAACGGGTAGTATTGGTCAAAAAACGTTGGGTGAGCACGCATTTAACGAGTATCTCGAACTTAAGCGAGGCGAGTGGGATGAGTTCCGCATGACTGTTCATGATTGGGAAATCTCTACGTACCAGTCAAAATTCTAA
- a CDS encoding DUF4064 domain-containing protein: protein MKRTGELVMGIIGSVLLLIGILIGFSFSTVFGSDEFNNQFQEDFAQELQNDPAISDAEMEAATEIFGALGSFTVAVTISWVIAGILGIIATIFVKKKTKLSGILFIVGGVVGIASIIPAILYVIAGIMALVRKAPTTTEPYETV, encoded by the coding sequence ATGAAACGAACAGGCGAATTAGTTATGGGGATTATCGGTAGTGTTCTTTTATTAATTGGAATCCTTATAGGCTTTTCTTTTAGTACTGTATTTGGGAGCGATGAATTTAACAATCAGTTCCAAGAAGATTTTGCCCAAGAATTACAGAACGATCCTGCAATTAGTGATGCAGAAATGGAAGCTGCCACAGAGATTTTTGGGGCTTTAGGGTCATTTACAGTAGCAGTGACGATTTCTTGGGTCATTGCAGGGATCCTCGGAATTATTGCAACGATCTTTGTTAAGAAAAAAACCAAACTCTCTGGAATCCTCTTTATTGTAGGTGGGGTAGTTGGTATAGCTTCAATCATTCCTGCGATTCTTTATGTCATTGCTGGAATTATGGCATTAGTACGTAAAGCTCCGACAACGACAGAACCTTATGAAACGGTATAA
- a CDS encoding DUF4064 domain-containing protein, which produces MKRTAERVLGIIGSIMMGIGFILFTLTTFVISSPEGQAQLEEMLQDPEINPTGADIGADELVNFFVSTGWIIVMALLVSVILGILATVFVKKMPIVSGIMWVLAAIISLIAIWYLIFIPAILFFIAGILAFVRKPKEESPIVY; this is translated from the coding sequence GTGAAAAGAACAGCAGAACGAGTATTGGGTATTATTGGAAGCATTATGATGGGAATAGGATTCATCCTTTTCACTTTAACCACATTTGTTATTTCTTCGCCCGAGGGCCAAGCTCAATTAGAGGAAATGCTACAGGATCCGGAAATCAATCCAACGGGTGCTGATATAGGGGCGGATGAACTGGTGAATTTCTTTGTCTCAACTGGATGGATTATTGTAATGGCTCTTCTAGTTTCAGTGATCTTAGGAATTTTAGCGACAGTGTTTGTAAAAAAGATGCCGATTGTATCAGGAATCATGTGGGTGTTAGCAGCTATTATAAGTCTCATAGCTATTTGGTACTTGATTTTTATTCCAGCAATCTTATTCTTTATAGCGGGAATTTTGGCATTTGTACGTAAACCAAAGGAAGAGAGTCCGATCGTATATTAA
- a CDS encoding DEAD/DEAH box helicase, whose translation MATFYDFNLSEQVVQAVTGMGFDQATPIQEATIPTALLGKDIIGQAQTGTGKTGAFGVPLVERINTEKREVQGLVIAPTRELANQVAESLIKFGRKKGVRTVTVYGGQDMRKQIRDLKQNPHIVVATPGRLMDHMRRKTILLDQVDTVVLDEADEMLNMGFIEDIETILKETPSERQTLLFSATMPKRIEKLATTFMDSPEVIAVKSKEVTMENIEQQYIELYERDKFDALTRLIDIQVPELAIVFGRTKRRVDELSEALIKRGYRAEGIHGDLNQAKRDSVLRKFKTGLIDVLVATDVAARGLDISGVSHVYNFDLPQDPESYVHRIGRTGRAGRSGIAVTFGTPRERDHIKAIERLSKKKMVRHSAPTLQQAIEGQQKLALEQLRALTEVENSSESYREAAEELLKDTDATTALSAALKLLTKEPDATPVRLTDEAPLRSKKPRRDGGGSGGRSRYRQDDRRRQGGRGGDNRGGSGGRREYRGGSNSNSSSQGQSRKPKKHAYNK comes from the coding sequence TTGGCAACATTTTATGATTTTAATCTGAGCGAGCAAGTTGTTCAGGCAGTTACAGGTATGGGATTTGACCAGGCTACACCAATCCAAGAAGCAACGATTCCAACAGCATTACTTGGAAAAGATATTATTGGTCAAGCACAAACAGGAACTGGTAAAACAGGAGCATTTGGTGTTCCTCTAGTAGAAAGAATTAATACGGAGAAGCGTGAAGTTCAAGGGCTAGTTATTGCTCCAACAAGAGAACTTGCTAACCAAGTAGCTGAATCGCTAATCAAGTTTGGCCGTAAAAAAGGTGTACGTACAGTTACCGTTTACGGTGGTCAAGATATGCGTAAGCAAATTCGTGACTTAAAACAAAACCCTCACATTGTCGTAGCGACACCAGGTCGTCTAATGGACCATATGCGCCGCAAAACGATTCTTCTTGATCAAGTTGACACAGTTGTACTTGATGAAGCAGATGAAATGCTAAACATGGGATTCATTGAAGATATTGAGACCATCTTGAAAGAAACACCATCTGAACGTCAAACACTTTTATTCTCAGCTACAATGCCTAAGCGTATTGAAAAGCTAGCTACTACTTTCATGGATTCCCCTGAAGTTATTGCAGTGAAATCAAAAGAAGTAACGATGGAAAACATCGAACAGCAATACATTGAATTGTATGAGCGTGATAAGTTTGATGCCCTAACTCGTCTAATTGACATTCAAGTTCCAGAGCTTGCCATTGTGTTCGGACGTACAAAACGTCGTGTAGACGAATTGTCTGAAGCGTTAATTAAACGTGGATACCGTGCAGAAGGAATTCACGGTGACTTAAACCAAGCGAAGCGTGATAGCGTTCTTCGTAAATTTAAAACAGGACTAATTGATGTTCTTGTTGCTACAGATGTAGCTGCTCGTGGTTTAGATATCAGTGGAGTATCTCATGTATACAACTTTGATCTTCCACAAGATCCTGAAAGCTACGTACACCGTATTGGTCGTACAGGTCGTGCAGGACGTTCAGGTATCGCTGTTACGTTTGGTACACCACGTGAAAGAGACCACATCAAAGCAATCGAGCGTTTGTCTAAGAAGAAAATGGTTCGCCACAGTGCCCCAACTCTTCAACAAGCAATCGAAGGTCAACAAAAGCTTGCACTTGAGCAATTACGTGCATTAACTGAAGTTGAAAATAGCTCAGAGTCTTACCGCGAGGCAGCTGAAGAGCTATTAAAAGATACAGATGCTACAACTGCATTGTCTGCAGCATTAAAACTATTAACAAAAGAACCAGATGCTACACCTGTTCGTCTAACAGATGAAGCACCACTTCGTTCGAAAAAACCTCGTCGCGATGGTGGCGGTAGTGGTGGAAGATCACGTTACCGTCAAGATGATCGTCGTCGTCAAGGTGGTCGTGGTGGTGACAACCGTGGTGGAAGTGGCGGTCGTCGCGAATATCGTGGTGGAAGCAATAGCAATAGCTCGAGCCAAGGTCAAAGCCGTAAGCCAAAGAAACACGCATATAATAAGTAA
- a CDS encoding thioredoxin family protein, translating to MKKIAIFGGIIVVIFALLAILTVTANKQKMESVGENQFGKDELLPATMEIVDDPNYQNAILPDELEERLNNEETFTVYFYASECPHCREATPRLNEIADELGEDIPQYNLREFEQGWDDYNIQSTPTLVHFKDGVEEQRLVGAAENEVFEQFLTTFPSE from the coding sequence ATGAAAAAGATCGCAATTTTTGGAGGCATTATCGTTGTGATATTTGCCTTGCTCGCCATATTAACAGTGACAGCTAATAAGCAAAAGATGGAATCTGTAGGTGAAAATCAGTTCGGTAAAGACGAGCTATTGCCTGCAACAATGGAAATTGTAGATGATCCGAACTATCAAAACGCGATTCTGCCGGATGAGCTTGAAGAGCGCTTAAATAATGAAGAAACGTTTACGGTTTATTTCTATGCGTCAGAATGCCCGCATTGTCGTGAAGCTACGCCAAGACTGAATGAAATTGCAGACGAATTGGGTGAGGATATTCCTCAATACAACCTACGCGAATTCGAGCAAGGATGGGATGACTACAACATTCAATCAACACCAACTTTAGTACACTTTAAGGATGGGGTAGAAGAACAACGGCTAGTCGGTGCGGCTGAAAATGAAGTATTTGAACAATTTTTAACGACGTTCCCATCTGAATAA
- a CDS encoding disulfide oxidoreductase translates to MKKAVENLMLFAWGTSFIATLGSLYFSEIRHFEPCTLCWYQRILMYPLVIILLIGVIRKEASSAIYAAVLSGIGLCISIYHYTLQKLPDTVGSGPGCGRVPCTGEYINWFGFVTIPFLAGTAFLIILVTSVTILKKSRS, encoded by the coding sequence ATGAAAAAAGCTGTTGAGAATCTGATGTTATTTGCATGGGGAACATCCTTTATAGCTACTTTGGGTTCATTGTATTTTTCGGAGATTCGTCATTTTGAACCATGTACGTTATGCTGGTACCAGCGCATCTTAATGTATCCATTAGTCATTATCCTATTGATTGGTGTGATTCGAAAAGAAGCAAGTTCAGCTATTTATGCAGCCGTCTTATCCGGTATAGGGTTATGTATTTCGATTTATCATTACACCCTTCAAAAGCTACCTGATACAGTTGGATCTGGTCCGGGATGTGGACGAGTTCCATGTACAGGAGAATATATTAATTGGTTTGGCTTTGTTACGATCCCATTTCTTGCGGGAACTGCATTTTTAATCATTCTTGTCACAAGTGTGACCATTTTAAAGAAATCTAGGAGTTGA
- a CDS encoding FAD-dependent oxidoreductase: MSDLPKQPLENTYWRKDVTIPEFPSLSESITVDVAIIGGGISGLTTAYLLSKEGKKVALLEADRLCEGTTGHTTAKITAQHGAIYDEFVNHLGISGAKTYYEANQRAVEFVRTLVKENDIPCQFDMEDAYLYATTDQGVEKLRKEKEAYEALDIPHEWLESIPLNIPVKAALVMKEQAQFHPLKYMAFLANEIVKNGGKIFEHTIALDVNHDAKPTILTKNGFPVTASSIVAASHFPFIDKGGLYFTRMKADRSYIVSGVTKEEWPGGMYLHVDRPSRSIRACTNEEGETTILIGGEHHKAGQGGDTRPYYEALESYAKTHFDSFDLTYEWSAQDLQTLDKVPYVGRLSPVHTDLFVATGYRKWGMTGGTNAAIILANVIAHGSDKYEEIFLPSRVHADPSIRHFLKENLNVAAELIKGKVSPDEQSIESLRNGEGAAVHYKGQKAGACRTSDGELYIVDTTCTHIGCEVGWNKADQTWDCPCHGSRFSHSGDVIEGPAKKPLTLLSSKKSS, encoded by the coding sequence ATGAGCGACTTACCTAAACAACCGCTTGAAAACACTTATTGGCGAAAAGACGTTACAATACCTGAATTCCCATCCTTATCAGAGAGTATAACTGTCGATGTCGCCATTATTGGTGGAGGGATCTCAGGGTTAACAACCGCATACTTGTTAAGCAAAGAAGGTAAGAAAGTGGCTCTTCTTGAAGCCGATCGACTTTGCGAAGGAACAACCGGTCATACAACGGCTAAAATAACCGCACAGCACGGAGCCATTTACGATGAATTTGTGAATCACCTTGGTATAAGTGGGGCAAAAACCTATTATGAAGCAAATCAGCGTGCCGTTGAGTTTGTTCGTACTCTTGTAAAGGAAAACGACATCCCATGTCAATTTGATATGGAGGATGCTTATCTTTACGCAACTACAGATCAAGGAGTAGAAAAGCTCCGCAAGGAAAAAGAAGCCTATGAGGCACTTGATATTCCTCATGAATGGCTTGAGTCCATTCCTTTAAACATTCCGGTAAAAGCAGCGCTTGTTATGAAGGAGCAGGCACAGTTTCATCCCTTAAAGTATATGGCTTTTTTAGCAAATGAAATCGTTAAAAATGGTGGAAAAATCTTTGAACATACGATTGCGCTTGATGTGAATCATGACGCAAAACCGACAATTTTAACGAAAAATGGCTTTCCCGTCACCGCGTCTTCCATTGTTGCTGCCTCTCACTTCCCTTTTATTGATAAAGGAGGATTGTATTTCACACGGATGAAAGCAGACCGGTCGTACATTGTATCTGGTGTCACAAAAGAGGAATGGCCAGGTGGGATGTATTTACATGTAGACCGTCCAAGTCGTTCGATACGAGCCTGTACAAACGAGGAAGGTGAAACAACGATCCTGATCGGCGGAGAGCATCATAAAGCCGGACAAGGTGGAGATACGAGACCTTATTACGAGGCGCTTGAATCGTATGCAAAAACCCACTTCGATTCCTTTGATCTCACATACGAGTGGTCAGCACAGGATTTGCAGACTTTGGATAAAGTCCCTTATGTCGGTCGCCTGTCACCGGTTCACACGGATCTATTTGTTGCCACAGGGTACCGGAAATGGGGTATGACAGGGGGCACAAATGCCGCCATCATCCTCGCGAACGTCATTGCTCATGGTTCTGATAAGTATGAAGAGATCTTTTTACCGAGTCGTGTTCATGCGGACCCGAGTATTCGTCACTTCTTAAAGGAGAATTTGAATGTTGCAGCAGAGCTTATAAAAGGAAAAGTGAGCCCAGACGAGCAAAGCATTGAGAGCTTAAGAAACGGTGAAGGGGCTGCCGTTCACTACAAGGGACAAAAAGCTGGTGCATGCAGAACGAGTGATGGTGAGCTTTATATTGTAGACACTACCTGTACACATATTGGATGTGAAGTTGGTTGGAACAAGGCCGATCAGACATGGGATTGCCCTTGTCACGGGTCTCGGTTCTCTCACTCAGGAGATGTGATTGAAGGTCCAGCTAAAAAGCCACTTACCCTCCTCTCATCTAAAAAATCCTCATAA
- a CDS encoding YwbE family protein produces the protein MDGKKRANIQAGLRVEIVLKQDQRTGKRTEGVVKDILTNSPSHPHGIKVRLADGQVGRVQAILG, from the coding sequence ATGGATGGTAAAAAACGAGCAAACATTCAAGCCGGCTTACGTGTTGAAATTGTTCTTAAACAAGACCAACGCACAGGCAAACGAACAGAAGGAGTGGTGAAGGACATTCTAACAAACTCACCCTCCCACCCGCACGGCATAAAAGTCCGCTTAGCAGATGGACAAGTTGGAAGAGTACAAGCGATTCTAGGTTAA
- a CDS encoding LacI family DNA-binding transcriptional regulator produces the protein MKITIKDIAKATNVSYSTVSKALNDSPLVKPDTKQFILEKADELGYTPNYSAKHLVTKRTNTIGLVWPEINRLALSELASQVNVQMKKQHKQMLLSINDALDSIDLFSKMRVDGMLLFEEDLPQDQLPKTLDVPLLSYGVPSVNQFPTIGVKHELAMELAVQELVRCQNQSIAYVGVIGGSGRRQQAKEEGFARAMEKNSMEPLFIQTNGLDVGDALREVKKYLKEQPIPDAMICSSYDIAIGTYRALHQSGLKVPDDVSLISYDNIPQFEETDVPISAVGVPVERLAKTLVDELVQLIENPEQKQSGCELVPELVVRRSSEKVR, from the coding sequence ATGAAAATAACGATAAAAGATATAGCAAAAGCAACCAATGTTAGTTATTCAACTGTTTCAAAAGCATTGAATGATAGCCCTTTAGTAAAACCAGACACTAAACAGTTTATTTTAGAAAAGGCAGATGAGTTAGGATACACTCCGAATTATTCAGCGAAACATCTTGTAACTAAGCGGACAAACACGATTGGTCTTGTCTGGCCGGAAATTAACCGCTTAGCATTATCGGAGCTTGCTAGTCAGGTAAACGTACAAATGAAAAAACAACATAAACAAATGCTGCTATCAATTAATGATGCATTAGATTCAATTGACCTTTTCTCAAAAATGAGAGTAGACGGGATGTTGTTGTTTGAGGAGGATCTTCCTCAAGACCAGCTTCCAAAAACACTCGATGTCCCGTTACTATCATATGGCGTGCCAAGTGTTAATCAATTTCCAACGATTGGAGTTAAACATGAATTGGCTATGGAGCTTGCTGTTCAGGAACTTGTACGCTGCCAAAATCAATCCATTGCCTATGTTGGTGTGATTGGAGGTTCAGGCCGGAGACAACAGGCGAAAGAAGAAGGGTTCGCACGAGCAATGGAAAAGAACTCGATGGAGCCGTTGTTTATTCAAACAAATGGGTTGGATGTAGGAGACGCGTTGAGGGAAGTGAAGAAGTATCTTAAAGAACAGCCGATACCAGATGCGATGATTTGCTCAAGTTATGATATTGCCATAGGAACCTATCGAGCGTTGCATCAATCTGGACTTAAGGTCCCAGACGACGTATCTCTTATTTCCTATGACAATATCCCGCAATTCGAAGAAACAGACGTTCCAATCTCTGCAGTCGGTGTTCCCGTTGAACGACTGGCAAAAACCTTGGTAGACGAACTTGTTCAATTAATAGAGAATCCGGAACAGAAGCAAAGCGGGTGTGAACTCGTACCAGAGCTTGTTGTGAGACGATCCTCCGAAAAAGTTCGCTAG
- a CDS encoding TRAP transporter substrate-binding protein, whose amino-acid sequence MKSRTVLFVVSALPVLLTACSSPVAQSTDTTVLRLAHNMNQSHPIHQSLTHFAEIAEEKSNGSLVFEFYPNEQLGSEREAIELTQTGAVDVTKVSATALESFSPVYALFSIPYLFEDQDHYYEVMESEIATDIYDSTSENGFFGLTFYDSGVRNMYTVNQPIKEPEDLAGLKIRVQPSETAIQMTRLMGGAPTPMGFGEVYTALQQGVIDGTENNETALISTNHGEVAKEYSYTEHAIVPDLLIFSKNRWDSFTEEEQHILREAAVESSQFHKELWAEEINTSIEAAKELGVTFHEDVNKDAFRELVEPMHEQVRNNPDLTSFYDRIQKMSGGSE is encoded by the coding sequence ATGAAAAGCCGTACTGTACTTTTTGTTGTAAGCGCTCTACCTGTTTTACTAACAGCTTGTTCAAGCCCTGTAGCGCAGTCCACGGATACAACTGTATTACGTCTGGCTCACAATATGAACCAATCGCATCCTATCCATCAATCACTAACTCACTTTGCAGAAATTGCTGAGGAGAAAAGTAATGGATCATTGGTTTTTGAGTTCTATCCAAATGAACAGCTTGGATCAGAACGTGAAGCGATTGAATTAACTCAAACCGGCGCAGTTGACGTAACCAAGGTAAGTGCTACTGCACTTGAGTCCTTTTCACCCGTATATGCGCTTTTCAGTATCCCTTATTTGTTTGAAGATCAAGATCATTACTATGAAGTGATGGAAAGTGAAATTGCGACTGATATTTATGACTCTACATCAGAAAACGGATTTTTCGGATTAACATTCTATGATTCTGGTGTCAGAAACATGTATACCGTGAATCAACCGATCAAAGAGCCTGAGGATTTGGCTGGCCTTAAAATACGTGTTCAGCCTAGTGAAACAGCGATTCAGATGACGAGATTAATGGGTGGAGCCCCTACTCCAATGGGCTTTGGAGAAGTGTACACAGCTCTTCAACAAGGAGTGATTGACGGAACTGAGAATAACGAAACCGCATTAATTTCAACAAACCATGGAGAAGTTGCTAAGGAATACTCGTATACAGAGCACGCCATTGTCCCTGATCTTCTCATCTTTAGTAAAAACCGTTGGGATAGTTTTACAGAAGAAGAACAACACATCCTAAGAGAAGCTGCTGTTGAATCCTCTCAGTTTCATAAAGAGCTTTGGGCCGAGGAGATTAACACATCGATTGAAGCCGCAAAAGAACTAGGTGTTACTTTTCACGAGGATGTAAATAAAGATGCATTTCGTGAATTAGTTGAACCCATGCACGAACAGGTTCGTAATAATCCAGATCTGACTTCTTTTTATGACAGGATTCAAAAAATGAGTGGAGGAAGTGAATGA